One Sphingomonas limnosediminicola DNA segment encodes these proteins:
- a CDS encoding FkbM family methyltransferase, producing the protein MTFVSYAQNFEDVILWRALQDVEGGRYLDIGAQEPELDSVSLAFYRLGWRGIHVEPTPTYATLLRSARPDETVIEAAVTDAPGPITLYELGGLSSGCKDVAEHHRRNGHEPRSMLVPTVRLDHLLDLSDGDVHWMKIDVEGMEADVLRSWGESPKRPWVLVIESTFPMSRETTEQQWIDQVQERGYEEAFFDGLSRYFVHESHRELAERLGQPANIFDDFQITSRHFAARLTQDEAEEQKKLSEARVAALSLDILQLRESLRAHQSELEGERSRNAQELKAAKDDAAEVRLRLREAETELAVERAKVGQLEDRERQSAAEVQKLREGHRSEREARAEINAELNKISTLVGAQDSGVQFSRTDQWLQPGIAYAAVTVRLESLRQELQTAREFAIDQFVAGQESRSIEIGFLSDRLSTLQFEVAEERHRVRSLSSELGSERAQLGGRIASLEDEIAAARSRLAQEEDQSGKERARLQEIIDEYASSLAAVREEACRLDLQLAEARASLTTIFGSKRGRLARRLGLLPAQLVSESGALPKRLEVSLAARPLPSEQSSSETAQERGMDLPVNEQRHVSTLLALNGSAFVDALYRVFLKRSPDRAGRDHYVARLQAGFSKEDVLVAVATSPEARAAGASIDGFSELSRAHDRERRWSFIGGAKPIKRRLNRLEYSIGEAHNSLADRLDRMESSLEQIQAKLENSLRMGPARDAGVYVQGVPVSIKRGIPMRPTNGAAEFIEQLRDSVQSSMEAQTLRNGR; encoded by the coding sequence GTGACGTTCGTCTCCTACGCACAGAATTTTGAGGATGTAATATTGTGGCGCGCTCTGCAGGACGTGGAGGGCGGTAGGTATCTCGACATCGGCGCTCAGGAGCCTGAGCTCGATTCGGTTAGTTTGGCGTTTTACCGGTTGGGCTGGCGTGGGATCCACGTCGAGCCAACCCCGACCTACGCGACGCTTTTGCGGAGTGCACGCCCGGACGAAACGGTAATCGAGGCGGCGGTGACGGATGCACCGGGACCGATCACCTTGTACGAACTGGGTGGGCTCTCTTCAGGGTGCAAAGATGTTGCGGAGCATCATCGCCGGAACGGTCATGAACCTCGGTCGATGCTCGTCCCAACTGTTCGCCTGGATCATCTGCTCGATCTTAGTGACGGTGACGTTCATTGGATGAAGATCGACGTGGAGGGCATGGAAGCCGACGTGCTTCGCAGTTGGGGCGAGAGCCCCAAACGCCCGTGGGTCCTCGTCATTGAATCGACCTTTCCAATGTCGCGCGAGACTACGGAGCAGCAATGGATCGATCAGGTCCAGGAGCGCGGCTACGAAGAGGCTTTCTTCGACGGGTTGAGCCGGTATTTCGTCCACGAGAGCCATCGCGAGCTGGCTGAGCGTCTCGGACAGCCAGCAAATATCTTCGATGATTTCCAGATCACATCGAGACATTTCGCCGCGCGGCTGACGCAAGACGAAGCAGAAGAACAGAAGAAGCTGTCCGAGGCTCGGGTAGCGGCGCTCAGTCTCGACATCTTGCAGCTTCGGGAATCTCTTCGAGCGCACCAGTCGGAGCTTGAAGGGGAGCGTTCCCGCAACGCGCAAGAATTGAAGGCCGCGAAGGACGACGCAGCCGAGGTGCGGCTGCGACTTCGTGAAGCTGAGACCGAGCTAGCCGTCGAACGCGCTAAGGTCGGGCAACTTGAAGATCGCGAACGCCAGTCCGCTGCCGAGGTCCAGAAGCTCAGAGAAGGGCATCGCTCCGAGCGCGAAGCCCGAGCAGAGATCAATGCGGAACTCAACAAGATCTCGACCTTGGTCGGCGCGCAGGACTCTGGTGTCCAGTTCTCTCGCACCGATCAATGGCTGCAGCCCGGTATCGCGTACGCCGCGGTCACCGTACGACTAGAATCGTTGAGGCAAGAGCTTCAGACTGCACGCGAGTTCGCCATCGATCAGTTTGTTGCGGGACAAGAGTCGCGAAGTATTGAAATCGGTTTCCTGTCGGACCGACTTTCGACTCTCCAGTTCGAGGTCGCGGAAGAGCGCCATCGTGTCCGCTCCCTCAGTTCGGAACTTGGAAGCGAACGCGCTCAGCTGGGCGGTCGTATAGCCTCTCTCGAGGACGAAATTGCAGCCGCGCGGAGCCGACTGGCGCAGGAAGAGGACCAGAGCGGGAAGGAGCGCGCCCGACTCCAGGAGATCATAGACGAATATGCCAGTTCGCTGGCGGCCGTCCGAGAGGAGGCATGCCGGCTGGACCTGCAACTTGCCGAGGCGCGCGCTTCGTTGACAACAATCTTCGGGAGTAAGCGTGGCCGGCTCGCAAGGCGGCTCGGTTTGCTCCCGGCCCAATTAGTCTCTGAGAGCGGGGCGTTGCCGAAACGGCTCGAGGTTTCCCTCGCTGCTCGGCCCTTACCTTCAGAACAATCATCGAGCGAAACCGCTCAGGAACGTGGAATGGATCTTCCGGTGAATGAACAAAGGCATGTGAGCACTCTTCTGGCGTTGAATGGCTCAGCCTTCGTGGATGCGCTGTATCGAGTGTTCCTAAAGCGATCCCCTGATCGCGCGGGTCGGGACCATTATGTTGCCCGCCTTCAGGCCGGATTTTCAAAAGAGGACGTGCTCGTAGCAGTCGCGACTTCGCCTGAAGCCCGAGCTGCCGGGGCATCGATTGACGGTTTCTCGGAACTGAGCAGAGCGCATGATCGCGAGAGGCGATGGTCGTTCATCGGCGGCGCGAAGCCCATTAAACGCAGGCTTAATCGGCTTGAGTACAGCATCGGGGAGGCGCACAATTCCTTGGCAGATCGCCTCGACCGCATGGAATCTTCTCTGGAGCAGATTCAGGCCAAACTGGAGAATAGCCTTCGGATGGGGCCCGCCCGCGACGCCGGCGTTTACGTCCAGGGCGTGCCAGTCTCGATCAAGCGCGGCATACCGATGCGGCCCACAAACGGCGCTGCTGAATTCATAGAGCAGCTTCGCGATAGCGTCCAATCATCCATGGAAGCGCAGACTCTGCGCAATGGCCGCTGA